One genomic segment of Oncorhynchus mykiss isolate Arlee chromosome 10, USDA_OmykA_1.1, whole genome shotgun sequence includes these proteins:
- the LOC110534054 gene encoding uncharacterized protein LOC110534054 isoform X3, with protein MPNSMDDRLRVVAVIHALKASGVRVKNWKNLLNGPYTSDPVRQAGLEQGEPVFSLPHSATLQPCDVASLVKQFLRELPSPLIPMDLQVPLCRAQGFDEEEGRQEQGEDGALLLTALFPPSHSRALRYFCTFLRQTAQRCKENRMEVGNLALVIAPNLLHCPAGGSKLTAGTERRLHRQAAVIKKLIIHAHRIGVVPPSIMDMATVAESSTPPVDGGRFQERAGLGVYRLLGHQRRRSVGEIFVDALSKLKTGRTHTDLLHPPDSQQNTKTAHHNTPESPITSKRKSTEDPVPDVESSAKKRRSIHDLREENQSMSKQPSNDFEAAVGQSPTRSHTSVLSGVEGSREHERSVTLTAPEKRRNHKKDYKTSNKHPVQEDKAHRRTSLRFFNMTVWSSPDPSPTSIGNDTENWIMGSILVTDGMTEASSSEVGPSRIPVIMTDGMTGPSRIPVIMTDGMTGPSRIPVIMTDGMTEPSRIPVIMTDGMTEPSRIPVIMTEPSRIPVIMTDGMTEPSRIPVIMTEPSRIPVIMTDGPGQVLVRSEVEDDPDLPNYSFAENPDHFLDLATLASPSRTQAGESCECSGVKLETETIVETVRQYETNHVLRDPEQVGIKEDPDDVGLSKKQSEVDISVSQKPRHPRRSISMPEVALDQLRIQDEIYKKEKTDWMIEKEDGVSGDTLQLPVKKEKMTESGLGFKRTHMSVAERIRRFNALTTLLRNPRVPPRPPEPQLNDVLHESQREGGQRSVVRLRRQGARRFGRSISHDGVPGPWPGQASKNHQEVPVVVQSLSEPVLCPPPEPTPSAYQFAQEGQFEIQHTPQLQQEHLMQTIQDLCAPPSPNPKQNKDSCQVTFKESQLNLKERQLEPVEEQPKESELHDLLEMHLNTCNPKEEQDKHLTVPIQVNRPFLTDTVLDGPPQTMAPLQQESKSTEVKFPLHFPTKPSSLSQTETCSPIPSGPSPTPIDRTSTDLYTAHLVANCSPFSVTTFGFIEIDMGVSESDGGSLPVELSPSPALQFKLPATKRRYRDSPCWPVHEISMATGDPLQI; from the exons ATGCCAAACTCCATGGACGACCGTCTGCGCGTGGTGGCGGTGATACACGCTTTGAAAGCATCTGGAGTTCGCGTGAAAAACTGGAAGAACTTATTGAATGGGCCATACACGAGCGACCCTGTCAGACAG GCTGGCCTGGAGCAGGGGGAGCCAGTCTTTTCTCTGCCACATTCAGCCACTCTGCAGCCCTGTGATGTGGCGTCTCTTGTGAAGCAGTTCTTACGGGAGTTGCCCTCGCCCCTCATCCCTATGGATCTACAGGTGCCACTGTGTCGTGCACAGGGCTTCGACGAGGAGGAGGGTCGGCAGGAGCAGGGCGAGGATGGAGCTCTTCTTCTCACAGCCCTGTTCCCCCCGTCGCATTCACGGGCCCTCCGATACTTCTGCACCTTCCTGAGACAGACGGCTCAAAG ATGTAAAGAGAATCGTATGGAAGTGGGCAATCTGGCTCTTGTGATTGCACCCAATCTGCTACATTGTCCAGCTGGGGGCTCTAAACTGACCGCAGGTACAGAGAGACGACTGCATAGACAAGCAGCAGTGATCAAGAAACTCATAATACATGCTCATCGCATTG GTGTTGTCCCCCCTTCTATTATGGACATGGCAACAGTAGCAGAGTCCTCCACACCCCCAGTTGATGGGGGGAGGTTTCAGGAGAGGGCAGGACTTGGTGTGTATAGACTTTTAGGACATCAAAGGAGGCGCAGTGTTGGAG agatatttgtGGATGCTCTCAGTAAATTGAAGACGGGCCGCACTCACACTGACCTTTTACATCCCCCAGACA GCCAGCAAAATACAAAGACCGCTCACCACAACACACCTGAATCACCAATCACATCTAAACGAAAGTCGACTGAAGATCCTGTCCCTGATGTCGAGAGCTCTGCTAAAAAAAG ACGCTCAATCCATGACCTTAGAGAAGAAAACCAATCCATGAGCAAACAACCCTCCAATG ATTTCGAGGCGGCAGTCGGCCAAAGCCCTACCCGTAGTCACACTTCTGTCCTGAGTGGAGTGGAGGGCAGTAGGGAGCACGAGCGCTCTGTCACTCTCACTGCCccagagaagaggaggaatcaCAAGAAAGATTATAAAACATCAAACAA GCATCCGGTGCAGGAGGACAAGGCTCATCGAAGGACATCTCTTAGATTCTTCAACATGACAGTCTGGAGCAGCCCT GACCCTTCCCCCACATCCATTGGGAATGACACTGAGAATTGGATCATGGGCAGTATATTGGTCACTGATGGTATGACTGAAGCATCCAGCTCTGAGGTTGGACCATCCAGGATTCCTGTCATAATGACTGATGGTATGACAGGACCATCCAGGATTCCTGTCATAATGACTGATGGTATGACTGGACCATCCAGGATTCCTGTCATAATGACTGATGGTATGACTGAACCATCCAGGATTCCTGTCATAATGACTGATGGTATGACTGAACCATCCAGGATTCCTGTCATAATGACTGAACCATCCAGGATTCCTGTCATAATGACTGATGGTATGACTGAACCATCTAGGATTCCTGTCATAATGACTGAACCATCCAGGATTCCTGTCATAATGACTGATGGCCCAGGGCAAg TTCTAGTGAGGAGTGAAGTGGAGGATGACCCTGATCTGCCAAATTACAGCTTTGCTGAAAATCCCGATCACTTCCTGGATCTCGCGACATTGGCCTCACCTTCCAGGACACAAGCTGGGGAATCATGTGAATGCTCTGGTGTCAAGTTGGAAACCGAGACGATAGTGGAAACCGTTAGACAGTATGAAACAAACCATGTATTGAGGGATCCAGAGCAGGTTGGGATAAAAGAGGACCCTGACGACGTGGGTCTAAGCAAGAAGCAGTCAGAAGTGGATATATCTGTCAGTCAGAAGCCCCGTCACCCTCGTCGCTCCATCAGTATGCCAGAGGTGGCATTGGACCAACTGAGGATTCAAGATGAAATTTACAAGAAAGAGAAAACAGATTGGATGATCGAGAAAGAAGATGGAGTCTCTGGGGACACACTTCAACTGCCGGTGAAGAAAGAGAAGATGACAGAGTCAGGACTGGGTTTTAAGAGGACACACATGTCTGTAGCAGAGCGCATCAGGCGCTTTAACGCTCTGACAACGCTGCTCCGTAACCCCAGGGTTCCTCCAAGGCCCCCTGAACCTCAGCTCAATGATGTCCTGCATGAGAGTCAGCGGGAGGGGGGTCAGCGGAGCGTTGTACGTCTGCGCCGGCAGGGAGCACGGCGGTTTGGACGCTCCATCAGTCATGATGGTGTTCCCGGACCGTGGCCAGGACAAGCCTCTAAAAATCATCAAGAGGTGCCAGTGGTTGTTCAAAGCCTCAGTGAGCCAGTCCTATGTCCACCTCCAGAGCCAACTCCTAGTGCTTATCAATTTGCCCAAGAGGGACAGTTTGAAATCCAACATACTCCTCAACTACAACAGGAACACCTCATGCAGACCATCCAGGATTTGTGCGCTCCTCCGTCACCCAATCCAAAGCAGAACAAGGACTCCTGCCAAGTGACGTTTAAAGAATCACAATTGAATCTCAAAGAAAGACAATTGGAACCGGTGGAGGAACAACCTAAGGAGTCAGAGCTACATGATCTGCTGGAGATGCACTTGAATACATGCAATCCAAAAGAGGAGCAAGACAAACACCTCACAGTTCCAATTCAGGTGAATAGACCGTTTCTGACCGACACGGTCTTAGATGGTCCACCTCAGACCATGGCCCCCCTACAGCAGGAGTCCAAAAGTACAGAAGTCAAATTCCCTCTCCATTTTCCAACgaagccctcctctctctctcaaacagaaACATGCTCTCCCATTCCCAGTGGACCCTCTCCCACACCAATAGACAGAACATCAACTGACCTCTACACTGCACACTTGGTGGCTAACTGCTCCCCTTTCTCTGTCACGACCTTTGGCTTTATAGAGATAGACATGGGGGTCAGTGAGAGTGATGGGGGTTCTCTCCCCGTTGAACTCTCTCCATCACCAGCCTTGCAGTTCAAGCTCCCGGCCACCAAGAGACGCTACAGAGACTCGCCCTGCTGGCCCGTCCATGAGATTAGCATGGCCACAGGGGACCCATTGCAGAtctga
- the LOC110534054 gene encoding uncharacterized protein LOC110534054 isoform X2, with protein MPNSMDDRLRVVAVIHALKASGVRVKNWKNLLNGPYTSDPVRQENQSKFAFGRDLILLPQCDLTDLSGTVPKFLVDACEFLSQHLHIEGLFRKTGSFSRMRALRAGLEQGEPVFSLPHSATLQPCDVASLVKQFLRELPSPLIPMDLQVPLCRAQGFDEEEGRQEQGEDGALLLTALFPPSHSRALRYFCTFLRQTAQRCKENRMEVGNLALVIAPNLLHCPAGGSKLTAGTERRLHRQAAVIKKLIIHAHRIGVVPPSIMDMATVAESSTPPVDGGRFQERAGLGVYRLLGHQRRRSVGEIFVDALSKLKTGRTHTDLLHPPDSQQNTKTAHHNTPESPITSKRKSTEDPVPDVESSAKKRRSIHDLREENQSMSKQPSNDFEAAVGQSPTRSHTSVLSGVEGSREHERSVTLTAPEKRRNHKKDYKTSNKHPVQEDKAHRRTSLRFFNMTVWSSPDPSPTSIGNDTENWIMGSILVTDGMTEASSSEVGPSRIPVIMTDGMTGPSRIPVIMTDGMTGPSRIPVIMTDGMTEPSRIPVIMTDGMTEPSRIPVIMTEPSRIPVIMTDGPGQVLVRSEVEDDPDLPNYSFAENPDHFLDLATLASPSRTQAGESCECSGVKLETETIVETVRQYETNHVLRDPEQVGIKEDPDDVGLSKKQSEVDISVSQKPRHPRRSISMPEVALDQLRIQDEIYKKEKTDWMIEKEDGVSGDTLQLPVKKEKMTESGLGFKRTHMSVAERIRRFNALTTLLRNPRVPPRPPEPQLNDVLHESQREGGQRSVVRLRRQGARRFGRSISHDGVPGPWPGQASKNHQEVPVVVQSLSEPVLCPPPEPTPSAYQFAQEGQFEIQHTPQLQQEHLMQTIQDLCAPPSPNPKQNKDSCQVTFKESQLNLKERQLEPVEEQPKESELHDLLEMHLNTCNPKEEQDKHLTVPIQVNRPFLTDTVLDGPPQTMAPLQQESKSTEVKFPLHFPTKPSSLSQTETCSPIPSGPSPTPIDRTSTDLYTAHLVANCSPFSVTTFGFIEIDMGVSESDGGSLPVELSPSPALQFKLPATKRRYRDSPCWPVHEISMATGDPLQI; from the exons ATGCCAAACTCCATGGACGACCGTCTGCGCGTGGTGGCGGTGATACACGCTTTGAAAGCATCTGGAGTTCGCGTGAAAAACTGGAAGAACTTATTGAATGGGCCATACACGAGCGACCCTGTCAGACAG GAGAACCAATCTAAATTTGCTTTTGGTCGGGACCTGATATTGCTGCCACAGTGTGATTTAACTGATTTGAGTGGGACAGTGCCAAA GTTCTTGGTGGATGCCTGTGAATTTTTATCCCAGCATCTTCATATTGAAGGGCTGTTTCGAAAGACCGGGTCGTTTAGTCGGATGCGAGCTCTGAGG GCTGGCCTGGAGCAGGGGGAGCCAGTCTTTTCTCTGCCACATTCAGCCACTCTGCAGCCCTGTGATGTGGCGTCTCTTGTGAAGCAGTTCTTACGGGAGTTGCCCTCGCCCCTCATCCCTATGGATCTACAGGTGCCACTGTGTCGTGCACAGGGCTTCGACGAGGAGGAGGGTCGGCAGGAGCAGGGCGAGGATGGAGCTCTTCTTCTCACAGCCCTGTTCCCCCCGTCGCATTCACGGGCCCTCCGATACTTCTGCACCTTCCTGAGACAGACGGCTCAAAG ATGTAAAGAGAATCGTATGGAAGTGGGCAATCTGGCTCTTGTGATTGCACCCAATCTGCTACATTGTCCAGCTGGGGGCTCTAAACTGACCGCAGGTACAGAGAGACGACTGCATAGACAAGCAGCAGTGATCAAGAAACTCATAATACATGCTCATCGCATTG GTGTTGTCCCCCCTTCTATTATGGACATGGCAACAGTAGCAGAGTCCTCCACACCCCCAGTTGATGGGGGGAGGTTTCAGGAGAGGGCAGGACTTGGTGTGTATAGACTTTTAGGACATCAAAGGAGGCGCAGTGTTGGAG agatatttgtGGATGCTCTCAGTAAATTGAAGACGGGCCGCACTCACACTGACCTTTTACATCCCCCAGACA GCCAGCAAAATACAAAGACCGCTCACCACAACACACCTGAATCACCAATCACATCTAAACGAAAGTCGACTGAAGATCCTGTCCCTGATGTCGAGAGCTCTGCTAAAAAAAG ACGCTCAATCCATGACCTTAGAGAAGAAAACCAATCCATGAGCAAACAACCCTCCAATG ATTTCGAGGCGGCAGTCGGCCAAAGCCCTACCCGTAGTCACACTTCTGTCCTGAGTGGAGTGGAGGGCAGTAGGGAGCACGAGCGCTCTGTCACTCTCACTGCCccagagaagaggaggaatcaCAAGAAAGATTATAAAACATCAAACAA GCATCCGGTGCAGGAGGACAAGGCTCATCGAAGGACATCTCTTAGATTCTTCAACATGACAGTCTGGAGCAGCCCT GACCCTTCCCCCACATCCATTGGGAATGACACTGAGAATTGGATCATGGGCAGTATATTGGTCACTGATGGTATGACTGAAGCATCCAGCTCTGAGGTTGGACCATCCAGGATTCCTGTCATAATGACTGATGGTATGACAGGACCATCCAGGATTCCTGTCATAATGACTGATGGTATGACTGGACCATCCAGGATTCCTGTCATAATGACTGATGGTATGACTGAACCATCCAGGATTCCTGTCATAATGACTGATG GTATGACTGAACCATCTAGGATTCCTGTCATAATGACTGAACCATCCAGGATTCCTGTCATAATGACTGATGGCCCAGGGCAAg TTCTAGTGAGGAGTGAAGTGGAGGATGACCCTGATCTGCCAAATTACAGCTTTGCTGAAAATCCCGATCACTTCCTGGATCTCGCGACATTGGCCTCACCTTCCAGGACACAAGCTGGGGAATCATGTGAATGCTCTGGTGTCAAGTTGGAAACCGAGACGATAGTGGAAACCGTTAGACAGTATGAAACAAACCATGTATTGAGGGATCCAGAGCAGGTTGGGATAAAAGAGGACCCTGACGACGTGGGTCTAAGCAAGAAGCAGTCAGAAGTGGATATATCTGTCAGTCAGAAGCCCCGTCACCCTCGTCGCTCCATCAGTATGCCAGAGGTGGCATTGGACCAACTGAGGATTCAAGATGAAATTTACAAGAAAGAGAAAACAGATTGGATGATCGAGAAAGAAGATGGAGTCTCTGGGGACACACTTCAACTGCCGGTGAAGAAAGAGAAGATGACAGAGTCAGGACTGGGTTTTAAGAGGACACACATGTCTGTAGCAGAGCGCATCAGGCGCTTTAACGCTCTGACAACGCTGCTCCGTAACCCCAGGGTTCCTCCAAGGCCCCCTGAACCTCAGCTCAATGATGTCCTGCATGAGAGTCAGCGGGAGGGGGGTCAGCGGAGCGTTGTACGTCTGCGCCGGCAGGGAGCACGGCGGTTTGGACGCTCCATCAGTCATGATGGTGTTCCCGGACCGTGGCCAGGACAAGCCTCTAAAAATCATCAAGAGGTGCCAGTGGTTGTTCAAAGCCTCAGTGAGCCAGTCCTATGTCCACCTCCAGAGCCAACTCCTAGTGCTTATCAATTTGCCCAAGAGGGACAGTTTGAAATCCAACATACTCCTCAACTACAACAGGAACACCTCATGCAGACCATCCAGGATTTGTGCGCTCCTCCGTCACCCAATCCAAAGCAGAACAAGGACTCCTGCCAAGTGACGTTTAAAGAATCACAATTGAATCTCAAAGAAAGACAATTGGAACCGGTGGAGGAACAACCTAAGGAGTCAGAGCTACATGATCTGCTGGAGATGCACTTGAATACATGCAATCCAAAAGAGGAGCAAGACAAACACCTCACAGTTCCAATTCAGGTGAATAGACCGTTTCTGACCGACACGGTCTTAGATGGTCCACCTCAGACCATGGCCCCCCTACAGCAGGAGTCCAAAAGTACAGAAGTCAAATTCCCTCTCCATTTTCCAACgaagccctcctctctctctcaaacagaaACATGCTCTCCCATTCCCAGTGGACCCTCTCCCACACCAATAGACAGAACATCAACTGACCTCTACACTGCACACTTGGTGGCTAACTGCTCCCCTTTCTCTGTCACGACCTTTGGCTTTATAGAGATAGACATGGGGGTCAGTGAGAGTGATGGGGGTTCTCTCCCCGTTGAACTCTCTCCATCACCAGCCTTGCAGTTCAAGCTCCCGGCCACCAAGAGACGCTACAGAGACTCGCCCTGCTGGCCCGTCCATGAGATTAGCATGGCCACAGGGGACCCATTGCAGAtctga
- the LOC110534054 gene encoding uncharacterized protein LOC110534054 isoform X1, which yields MPNSMDDRLRVVAVIHALKASGVRVKNWKNLLNGPYTSDPVRQENQSKFAFGRDLILLPQCDLTDLSGTVPKFLVDACEFLSQHLHIEGLFRKTGSFSRMRALRAGLEQGEPVFSLPHSATLQPCDVASLVKQFLRELPSPLIPMDLQVPLCRAQGFDEEEGRQEQGEDGALLLTALFPPSHSRALRYFCTFLRQTAQRCKENRMEVGNLALVIAPNLLHCPAGGSKLTAGTERRLHRQAAVIKKLIIHAHRIGVVPPSIMDMATVAESSTPPVDGGRFQERAGLGVYRLLGHQRRRSVGEIFVDALSKLKTGRTHTDLLHPPDSQQNTKTAHHNTPESPITSKRKSTEDPVPDVESSAKKRRSIHDLREENQSMSKQPSNDFEAAVGQSPTRSHTSVLSGVEGSREHERSVTLTAPEKRRNHKKDYKTSNKHPVQEDKAHRRTSLRFFNMTVWSSPDPSPTSIGNDTENWIMGSILVTDGMTEASSSEVGPSRIPVIMTDGMTGPSRIPVIMTDGMTGPSRIPVIMTDGMTEPSRIPVIMTDGMTEPSRIPVIMTEPSRIPVIMTDGMTEPSRIPVIMTEPSRIPVIMTDGPGQVLVRSEVEDDPDLPNYSFAENPDHFLDLATLASPSRTQAGESCECSGVKLETETIVETVRQYETNHVLRDPEQVGIKEDPDDVGLSKKQSEVDISVSQKPRHPRRSISMPEVALDQLRIQDEIYKKEKTDWMIEKEDGVSGDTLQLPVKKEKMTESGLGFKRTHMSVAERIRRFNALTTLLRNPRVPPRPPEPQLNDVLHESQREGGQRSVVRLRRQGARRFGRSISHDGVPGPWPGQASKNHQEVPVVVQSLSEPVLCPPPEPTPSAYQFAQEGQFEIQHTPQLQQEHLMQTIQDLCAPPSPNPKQNKDSCQVTFKESQLNLKERQLEPVEEQPKESELHDLLEMHLNTCNPKEEQDKHLTVPIQVNRPFLTDTVLDGPPQTMAPLQQESKSTEVKFPLHFPTKPSSLSQTETCSPIPSGPSPTPIDRTSTDLYTAHLVANCSPFSVTTFGFIEIDMGVSESDGGSLPVELSPSPALQFKLPATKRRYRDSPCWPVHEISMATGDPLQI from the exons ATGCCAAACTCCATGGACGACCGTCTGCGCGTGGTGGCGGTGATACACGCTTTGAAAGCATCTGGAGTTCGCGTGAAAAACTGGAAGAACTTATTGAATGGGCCATACACGAGCGACCCTGTCAGACAG GAGAACCAATCTAAATTTGCTTTTGGTCGGGACCTGATATTGCTGCCACAGTGTGATTTAACTGATTTGAGTGGGACAGTGCCAAA GTTCTTGGTGGATGCCTGTGAATTTTTATCCCAGCATCTTCATATTGAAGGGCTGTTTCGAAAGACCGGGTCGTTTAGTCGGATGCGAGCTCTGAGG GCTGGCCTGGAGCAGGGGGAGCCAGTCTTTTCTCTGCCACATTCAGCCACTCTGCAGCCCTGTGATGTGGCGTCTCTTGTGAAGCAGTTCTTACGGGAGTTGCCCTCGCCCCTCATCCCTATGGATCTACAGGTGCCACTGTGTCGTGCACAGGGCTTCGACGAGGAGGAGGGTCGGCAGGAGCAGGGCGAGGATGGAGCTCTTCTTCTCACAGCCCTGTTCCCCCCGTCGCATTCACGGGCCCTCCGATACTTCTGCACCTTCCTGAGACAGACGGCTCAAAG ATGTAAAGAGAATCGTATGGAAGTGGGCAATCTGGCTCTTGTGATTGCACCCAATCTGCTACATTGTCCAGCTGGGGGCTCTAAACTGACCGCAGGTACAGAGAGACGACTGCATAGACAAGCAGCAGTGATCAAGAAACTCATAATACATGCTCATCGCATTG GTGTTGTCCCCCCTTCTATTATGGACATGGCAACAGTAGCAGAGTCCTCCACACCCCCAGTTGATGGGGGGAGGTTTCAGGAGAGGGCAGGACTTGGTGTGTATAGACTTTTAGGACATCAAAGGAGGCGCAGTGTTGGAG agatatttgtGGATGCTCTCAGTAAATTGAAGACGGGCCGCACTCACACTGACCTTTTACATCCCCCAGACA GCCAGCAAAATACAAAGACCGCTCACCACAACACACCTGAATCACCAATCACATCTAAACGAAAGTCGACTGAAGATCCTGTCCCTGATGTCGAGAGCTCTGCTAAAAAAAG ACGCTCAATCCATGACCTTAGAGAAGAAAACCAATCCATGAGCAAACAACCCTCCAATG ATTTCGAGGCGGCAGTCGGCCAAAGCCCTACCCGTAGTCACACTTCTGTCCTGAGTGGAGTGGAGGGCAGTAGGGAGCACGAGCGCTCTGTCACTCTCACTGCCccagagaagaggaggaatcaCAAGAAAGATTATAAAACATCAAACAA GCATCCGGTGCAGGAGGACAAGGCTCATCGAAGGACATCTCTTAGATTCTTCAACATGACAGTCTGGAGCAGCCCT GACCCTTCCCCCACATCCATTGGGAATGACACTGAGAATTGGATCATGGGCAGTATATTGGTCACTGATGGTATGACTGAAGCATCCAGCTCTGAGGTTGGACCATCCAGGATTCCTGTCATAATGACTGATGGTATGACAGGACCATCCAGGATTCCTGTCATAATGACTGATGGTATGACTGGACCATCCAGGATTCCTGTCATAATGACTGATGGTATGACTGAACCATCCAGGATTCCTGTCATAATGACTGATGGTATGACTGAACCATCCAGGATTCCTGTCATAATGACTGAACCATCCAGGATTCCTGTCATAATGACTGATGGTATGACTGAACCATCTAGGATTCCTGTCATAATGACTGAACCATCCAGGATTCCTGTCATAATGACTGATGGCCCAGGGCAAg TTCTAGTGAGGAGTGAAGTGGAGGATGACCCTGATCTGCCAAATTACAGCTTTGCTGAAAATCCCGATCACTTCCTGGATCTCGCGACATTGGCCTCACCTTCCAGGACACAAGCTGGGGAATCATGTGAATGCTCTGGTGTCAAGTTGGAAACCGAGACGATAGTGGAAACCGTTAGACAGTATGAAACAAACCATGTATTGAGGGATCCAGAGCAGGTTGGGATAAAAGAGGACCCTGACGACGTGGGTCTAAGCAAGAAGCAGTCAGAAGTGGATATATCTGTCAGTCAGAAGCCCCGTCACCCTCGTCGCTCCATCAGTATGCCAGAGGTGGCATTGGACCAACTGAGGATTCAAGATGAAATTTACAAGAAAGAGAAAACAGATTGGATGATCGAGAAAGAAGATGGAGTCTCTGGGGACACACTTCAACTGCCGGTGAAGAAAGAGAAGATGACAGAGTCAGGACTGGGTTTTAAGAGGACACACATGTCTGTAGCAGAGCGCATCAGGCGCTTTAACGCTCTGACAACGCTGCTCCGTAACCCCAGGGTTCCTCCAAGGCCCCCTGAACCTCAGCTCAATGATGTCCTGCATGAGAGTCAGCGGGAGGGGGGTCAGCGGAGCGTTGTACGTCTGCGCCGGCAGGGAGCACGGCGGTTTGGACGCTCCATCAGTCATGATGGTGTTCCCGGACCGTGGCCAGGACAAGCCTCTAAAAATCATCAAGAGGTGCCAGTGGTTGTTCAAAGCCTCAGTGAGCCAGTCCTATGTCCACCTCCAGAGCCAACTCCTAGTGCTTATCAATTTGCCCAAGAGGGACAGTTTGAAATCCAACATACTCCTCAACTACAACAGGAACACCTCATGCAGACCATCCAGGATTTGTGCGCTCCTCCGTCACCCAATCCAAAGCAGAACAAGGACTCCTGCCAAGTGACGTTTAAAGAATCACAATTGAATCTCAAAGAAAGACAATTGGAACCGGTGGAGGAACAACCTAAGGAGTCAGAGCTACATGATCTGCTGGAGATGCACTTGAATACATGCAATCCAAAAGAGGAGCAAGACAAACACCTCACAGTTCCAATTCAGGTGAATAGACCGTTTCTGACCGACACGGTCTTAGATGGTCCACCTCAGACCATGGCCCCCCTACAGCAGGAGTCCAAAAGTACAGAAGTCAAATTCCCTCTCCATTTTCCAACgaagccctcctctctctctcaaacagaaACATGCTCTCCCATTCCCAGTGGACCCTCTCCCACACCAATAGACAGAACATCAACTGACCTCTACACTGCACACTTGGTGGCTAACTGCTCCCCTTTCTCTGTCACGACCTTTGGCTTTATAGAGATAGACATGGGGGTCAGTGAGAGTGATGGGGGTTCTCTCCCCGTTGAACTCTCTCCATCACCAGCCTTGCAGTTCAAGCTCCCGGCCACCAAGAGACGCTACAGAGACTCGCCCTGCTGGCCCGTCCATGAGATTAGCATGGCCACAGGGGACCCATTGCAGAtctga